A window from Culex pipiens pallens isolate TS chromosome 3, TS_CPP_V2, whole genome shotgun sequence encodes these proteins:
- the LOC120423847 gene encoding calcyclin-binding protein yields MSQANIDNLQLDLEELRNLAAQAKRSKVQQLLSIDIRKLETDLLACKQKQEASATTTKPPAPVAGDCKRYRVELKEYAWDQSDKFIKIFVTVKDVQHVPEESVNAEFTANSFNLLINNLNNKDFTFVVNHLLFPIDPEKSYRKLKSDMVAIYLAKASQGQKWAHLTVTAKRLQEIKDERIALKDDSADPQAGLMKVMQQLYDSGDSETKRMINKAWHQSQNKTNLLDGGAMSE; encoded by the exons ATGTCGCAGGCAAACATTGACAAT CTTCAACTCGACCTGGAGGAGCTCCGGAATCTGGCCGCACAGGCCAAACGATCCAAGGTCCAACAACTGCTGTCGATCGACATTCGCAAGCTGGAAACGGACCTGCTTGCGTGCAAACAAAAACAGGAAGCTTCCGCCACAACCACAAAACCTCCGGCACCGGTGGCCGGCGATTGCAAGCGGTACCGCGTGGAGCTGAAGGAGTATGCCTGGGATCAGAGTGACAAGTTTATCAAGATCTTCGTCACGGTGAAGGATGTCCAGCACGTGCCGGAGGAGAGCGTGAACGCGGAATTTACGGCCAATTCGTTCAACCTGCTGATCAACAACCTGAACAACAAGGACTTTACGTTCGTGGTGAATCACCTGCTGTTCCCGATCGACCCGGAGAAGAGCTACCGCAAGCTCAAGTCGGACATGGTGGCGATTTATCTGGCCAAGGCTTCGCAGGGTCAAAAGTGGGCTCACCTGACGGTCACGGCTAAGCGGCTGCAGGAGATCAAGGACGAACGGATTGCGCTGAAGGATGACTCGGCGGATCCGCAGGCCGGCCTGATGAAGGTGATGCAGCAGCTGTACGACTCCGGGGACTCGGAGACCAAGCGGATGATCAACAAGGCCTGGCATCAGTCGCAGAACAAGACGAACTTACTCGATGGTGGGGCCATGTCGGAATGA